The genomic region GTCTGCCGCAGGAACTCGGTTTCGACATGTAACATGGCCAAAGGCGCGTCTCGTGATCACCGAGACAGGTCACGGGTACAGAAACCTCGCACGGTGGACATGGTAAGGTCTTTAATTCCATAACGTCTTTCGGTTTTTCCCAGGGTCCAATAGGTTGCGCCTTTACTCCGTTCGCTCTGATCTTCACCCAGACTTTGGTGTGACAAGTGGTCGGGCAAGAATGATCGCATCTCTTATGTATCAGCCCACAGATCTTCTTACATGGCGGGCACGGGCCCTGATGACATTTATGCGTTTCCCTCTTGCTGTGGTGGCAGATAGGTGGAATCTTACAGGACTTGTTACACGGCGGTGGTTTGATCCTCTTCCTGGTACCGCACGGTACCGTTATCTTGCTGCTGCCACATCGACACTGTATAACGTCCGTTCTGTTGCATGGGTAACAAGGACCGCTGTGGCAAGGCGCGGCGCATTTATGCTTGCGACAGTTGAGTGTATTCTCGCATGTTTTCTCACAGGGATTGGATGTGTTCTTCAATATACAGTCGCAGCATTTCTTGTTGCACAAATGTCTACCGCACAAGCGCATCTGTACGCATTTCTTGTTGCAGTGGAACTCTTTCGCGCAGGCGATCTCTTTCTTGTAACTGCCGCATCTGCAGACCTTTGTCACGACTTCCAGGCACTGGCCGCAGCGATCGGTATGGCATCTCATGTTGCAGAAATGTGAGCCGCAGTCCAACAATTTGCCACACGTATCGCCACACGTTGGCACTTGCTGCCGCCTGCAAGAAATCTCATATCGTTTCTTTCCACAGGGACAACATCTATTTTTTTCCAGGGGACAGTTGCCGCAGTCACCGGGTAAATGACAAGTACTCTCGCAACTGTGTACGTTGCAAGAGAATTTCTTGTTGCAAGGTTTCTCGCAGATCCACGTGCCCTCGTGACATTTCCCTATCTTCTCGTTACTCTTACAACGACATTTCAGTAATACTATTTCCGCACAAGGGGGACATTCTCCAATATGACATAGGCTGTTACAAGTGTGCAGACAAGACTCATATTTTTTGTTGCACACAGTACCACAGCTCCAGTTTTTGGCGTTGCAACGTCGCGGTTGTGCCGGTAGTTTACTGCAGTAACATTTAGCCGATACTATCTTGGCGCACGGCGGACACGGACCAGGATGGCAGAGCAGCACACACTTGTGACCGCACTCCGGTTGCAGAAGCTTGCCACAAGTTTCGCCACAAGAATGTGGAATGACCCAGGGTGTATATAGAGGATCTACGGTCTTTTTGCAGAAGCATTTGTATGATTTTGGAAACTGATCCTGGTCGTACTCCATACGGCATTTTGGActgtaatatatacatttttattagtgAATAGAGATTTCGGCGTGCTTCTCACGAAACTTTGTTTTAAAGTAATGATAAATGCATACCATGCCCAGATCGGTGCGATTCCTTTAGCCCGTTTGTAGCTCAAACTGTCGTTGATCCAGTGTAGGATACACGACATGTGTAGAAATGCATAGCATTTGTCGCAGTTCCATATCTATATAGAAAGGatagaaaaatgataataaactgCTTTCATCACttagtattattaaaagttttaaataataaaatcagtaaaatatGGCATGTATGTAGACATTAGTGtcgcatttataaaattaaaaaagatcttatattatttaaatatcaatacttatattgaaaaaaagaaagcatAGAATGGTTTAATCTtgcatgtaatatttaaaaatgcatttaacaaTGCAATCAAGATGTTTGTGAACATGGTAACATgctgaatattaatatatattattaagtataaaGGAAAGACAGGAGGGCGAGGGGTTGTGAGATACGTATAAGGTAGTAAGACACCATAATATCTCATAAAATTCACattaaattctaaaagcaattttaaaattatttcattataatattagtGATTTTTACAGGTAttctttacataattttgagaagtatgttaaatattaatctttaactttagtctaacttGAAGACCttgattttcaaataatgtaattgaatttaatatgtgtggtaatgtgtataaatttgatatataaaattaccaTGTAGTGAGAGAGATGGTTGTGATCCATTTGCATTATGAATATAAAACCATTTTTGTGACTTTACAACCTCATAATGAACGTTGTATAATGCTTACTAGcagtaaagaaattttttttaaagttattttttaagccaaagaagttatttaaaaaaattatttcttttttcaattaaaatgtattttataggTTTTTATAAAACCTTGTTTTATGACACTATAGTAAGATCTAtgaagaatcattaatttgtgattttttataattaaaaatgtcttttatgacattagttCTTAGTATTCCACAACTCCTCGCTATTTCACAAATGTAtcctttttttccctcttcaaaaaattgtaaattatggtcattttatatattcaatgaATTTCTACTTATAGTGATTGGTACAACTCTAGGACCAACAAATTGGTGATAAGAATTatcatgttaatatttattaagtttattatttattattaaaaaaaaaatgcttcacCACCTTCTTTTCTCTAGTATATCATATTATCTATACATACTGGATCTATCTTCTTGACAGTTGATATACATATCAAGCAAACAGCACTGCTACTTTGAAAGGAATTCACTAGATATGATATTACTTTCTCCGCATCTGTACTCTGTCCCTGATAAGCAGACAATACTTTGCCGACTACATCTTGGATATCTTCCTCATTTGTGTCATCCTCCTCCTCACTGGAGGAATTCAATAACGCATTAGCCTCTAAGTGCCTTTCGATAGACTGTTTATTCTGTGCTTGAGCTTTCTTAAATTTCTGCATCTTGaaactgaaatttaattattataaattagtgATAAATCCAAagctataaattataaagatggATTAATGCTGCAACATACATACACATTATTCTAatctaaattgtattaattttatttaaaagacaaatatgacaaaatttttaaatgtatgtatttatcacatatatatatatatatatatatatatatatataattcatatgCTTCGTATCTTATTTGCAGTAGTCAATACTGAAAACAAGTTTTTTCTTTATCACAATTAATTGAATATCAAAGCATTTATCTTATAATCCTACAcgatttctattaaaaattttaaaagaaatgcagTCATATACtagctttgttttattgtatCACAAAGTTGATTGAATTGTTTCGCTGGAAAACTAGTATTTAACCGGCAAGTTGCTACAATTTCCGTAAACAGCAGACAGTAATTGACGAGTAATTTAGCCTTAGTCTATAATTACCGATGTTTCTTGGTTTCTGTCAATTTTAGCTAATCATATTTGATCACTAGCTATCAAATTAGCTTTGAGATATCTCTATGACCGCACCATACaattcaatacaattttattacgtatacatgtatatg from Solenopsis invicta isolate M01_SB chromosome 7, UNIL_Sinv_3.0, whole genome shotgun sequence harbors:
- the LOC105199263 gene encoding NF-X1-type zinc finger protein NFXL1; this encodes MQKFKKAQAQNKQSIERHLEANALLNSSSEEEDDTNEEDIQDVVGKVLSAYQGQSTDAEKVISYLVNSFQSSSAVCLICISTVKKIDPIWNCDKCYAFLHMSCILHWINDSLSYKRAKGIAPIWACPKCRMEYDQDQFPKSYKCFCKKTVDPLYTPWVIPHSCGETCGKLLQPECGHKCVLLCHPGPCPPCAKIVSAKCYCSKLPAQPRRCNAKNWSCGTVCNKKYESCLHTCNSLCHIGECPPCAEIVLLKCRCKSNEKIGKCHEGTWICEKPCNKKFSCNVHSCESTCHLPGDCGNCPLEKNRCCPCGKKRYEISCRRQQVPTCGDTCGKLLDCGSHFCNMRCHTDRCGQCLEVVTKVCRCGSYKKEIACAKEFHCNKKCVQMRLCGRHLCNKKCCDCILKNTSNPCEKTCENTLNCRKHKCAAPCHSGPCYPCNRTDVIQCRCGSSKITVPCGTRKRIKPPPCNKSCKIPPICHHSKRETHKCHQGPCPPCKKICGLIHKRCDHSCPTTCHTKVWVKIRANGVKAQPIGPWEKPKDVMELKTLPCPPCEVSVPVTCLGDHETRLWPCYMSKPSSCGRPCGQQLPCKNHTCELICHKLQISDDESSNGTPCMDCEKECNFARPPGCTHTCPQPCHPAPCKPCKQLVRVSCHCGISTLYRHCVNLTSATSKERDELLKCGNQCPKNYPCGHRCVNDCHPGECKGGEGCSKKVRLWCKCKRIKKDFLCSFLQKEQIIVDCDSVCESLKNEKKEAQKAMIAKKLEEEELRNREEIEKFEKKFRPRRKRKDKYENLKQSQGNTRNKYRSVWILAFIVSIIGIVIVYVIAPDLSVLGLS